A single genomic interval of Eriocheir sinensis breed Jianghai 21 chromosome 33, ASM2467909v1, whole genome shotgun sequence harbors:
- the LOC127006640 gene encoding uncharacterized protein LOC127006640, whose protein sequence is MRAVVALSTVAVVLATLAALTEGFQPRRIMFARCSSEDPVPRGVFMSCANRRGVCEVRIGQTHILRAIFIPQINSTDVDSYVRWNSWVELPLPDQRRDACDGEINCPVVAGVATQFTYSLDIQDFWLRDEYPVIWSLTDRETDTPIVCFKFKINIV, encoded by the exons ATGAGGGCGGTGGTGGCCTTATCGACCGTGGCGGTGGTGTTAGCGACTCTGGCTGCACTGACAGAAGGGTTCCAGCCACGGAGGATTATGTTTGCAAGATGTTCCTCAG AAGACCCAGTGCCGCGGGGAGTGTTCATGTCCTGTGCCAACCGTCGCGGGGTGTGTGAGGTTAGGATCGGCCAGACTCACATCCTACGCGCCATCTTCATCCCAC AAATCAACTCAACGGACGTGGACTCCTACGTAAGATGGAACTCCTGGGTTGAACTTCCTTTACCCGATCAGCGGCGGGATGCATGTGATGGAGAGATCAATTGTCCTGTCGTGGCTGGAGTGGCAACGCAGTTCACTTACTCTCTCGACATCCAAGACTTCTGGCTCAGG GATGAATACCCTGTGATATGGTCGCTTACAGACAGGGAAACAGACACACCCATCGTCTGCTTTAAGTTTAAGATCAACATTGTATAG
- the LOC127006641 gene encoding erythroid differentiation-related factor 1-like, producing the protein MEENDEELDGSPREDVEEEGNTTYSTTTTSSSLTPNMMSSLVISPSKSLARPQSRVLSPIRKPSVPASQGGFMSDEDDEEGRQEAELYDGHLGDAQDMRIHSSAVVKSSEVEFPVQFHELQSNTDLKMPPSNWLQDHSSIRLANPTHRHADFSSFVMAHQFPDCIGDVDVVSDAENIKKLLKIPFNSKAHVSMMIHRVGKTLLIDDFDIYKYLLRQSEKEWQWLRKFFFENVLQSLRHTEAVLVRPNKSRNVVQSRSLLSKFLYHSVNEEASRPPSPPPRSVSESPVSVRRPSLISSEVMPEPTMEEQLPQASSQAFTRTVVWDFEDLHMLIGTDLPIFGGGTHPCVSLRLRDMSKPINILTGIDYWLDNLMCNVPEVIMCYHLDGIVQKYELIKTEDLPHMCENQFSPTLVRDVAQNILAFLNSKATKEGHTYWLFKGKDDDIVKLYDLTSLCLEGQMGVDGKEEETPAQDSGNPFTVPVAMLFYRVAKNMRASEDANKKIASIRALLKNSLTLLDKAKYPKIVSSAHYMLSDLYVPQDIDPDSPVLSDCSDEDSEWSSVHGSDDEDFGEEQESQSVTTSNPSSSIKVSSLCKPYASKTQSTYYKAPPLLGTLEERCLTALGHVCEALECLHASQTKEQEHRESQRGKDSSSVNQSRSPSQNEEEPKMARPFHPIPMPYSPINSNSSTEEKGKALVVSGESAHQHSELTVSVLSHQYCVASWWDKLHVLLLRKASLVYLVMARSSFNAKRYGLALRYSRFSTHAWHGMVNRLGLQMDDISLPCQALTLAGDIFYLVSKDWDDIATHIDEYNNVSSVHEKILTLLDHILPAQECIRTIKMPCDVEEAVTLSLACYESALLVADPEAEMLLARRLGNVCNELGVMYMNQATKLCEEEEIGFKGAEELWMKSAEVLSRGQENFAKVKDVANVALLHSNTGRLLRLCAFHCVPKNEQRQFVNLERNYYEQAVKEYQKALEVIKSRKKNEEIWDLVVWEYGTTLFTMGSLLQDHPPLRPQGGKEVAREVVELFTKALKYCDVKSPGARQPLYQYRAAMIYMRLAGIYHNSVRQGQGDMKNIRHLAELNYKKAAALFMQLDNPIDILKVQLDQAVLIEDQMQGVHNQQLLMRLHLSIIQLLVDCIPALKTSQSLVQVKTSPGASSPQTHADNTQPKQGEGGTGDTARQRENSGGEGTSPQTEEEENQDKIQELLVVFEKKLQNSLMALIKIQSSAKSSKKGNPLTPELGLLKQMYSLSLNQQSVPRATHLLAATSALLPLLRQIPTRR; encoded by the exons atggaggaaaacgaCGAGGAACTTGATGGTAGCCCGAGGGAGGACGTGGAAGAAGAGGGTAACACCACCtattccaccacaaccaccagcagcAGCCTCACCCCAAACATGATGAGCTCCCTAGTCATTTCTCCTTCCAAGTCCCTCGCAAGGCCACAGTCCCGAGTCCTCAGCCCCATCAGGAAGCCCTCCGTCCCTGCCTCTCAAGGGGGCTTCATGagcgatgaggatgatgaggaagggaggcaggaggctGAGCTGTATGATGGGCACTTGGGAGATGCTCAGGACATGCGCATCCATTCCTCAGCTGTAGTCAAGAGCTCAGAG gttGAGTTTCCAGTGCAGTTCCATGAGTTACAGTCCAATACAGATCTCAAGATGCCGCCCTCAAACTGGCTTCAGGACCACTCATCAATCCGTCTGGCCAACCCCACACACAGACATGCTGACTTCtccag CTTTGTCATGGCCCACCAGTTCCCGGATTGCATTGGGGACGTGGATGTTGTATCTGATGCGGAAAACATCAAGAAGCTGCTCAAGATCCCGTTCAACTCCAAGGCTCACGTTAGCATGATGATCCACCGTGTTGGGAAGACGCTGCTCATCGACGACTTTGACATATACAAGTACCTCCTGCGGCAGTCCGAGAAGGAGTGGCAGTGGCTCAGAAAGTTTTTCTTTGAAAATGTCCTTCAGTCACTAAGACATACT GAGGCAGTGCTGGTGCGTCCCAACAAGAGCCGGAATGTTGTACAGAGCCGTAGTTTGTTGTCCAAGTTCCTTTACCACAGTGTGAATGAGGAGGCTAGCCGGCCACCCAGCCCACCCCCCCGGTCCGTCTCCGAGAGCCCCGTATCTGTGCGACGG CCGTCCCTCATAAGCAGCGAAGTTATGCCGGAACCCACAATGGAGGAGCAGCTGCCACAAGCCTCCAGCCAGGCCTTCACTCGCACAGTCGTCTGGGACTTTGAGGACCTACACATGCTCATCGGCACTGACCTCCCCATCTTCGGAGGGGGAACTCATCCGTGTGTCTCGCTGCGACTGAGGGACATGAGCAAACCCATCAACATTCTTACTG GTATTGACTACTGGCTGGACAACCTGATGTGTAATGTACCTGAGGTGATCATGTGCTACCACCTTGATGGCATCGTGCAGAAGTATGAGCTCATTAAGACGGAGGATCTGCCCCACATGTGTGAGAACCAGTTTTCCCCGACTCTGGTGCGGGACGTTGCCCAGAATATCCTCGCCTTCCTCAATAGCAAGGCCACCAAGGAGGGACACACCTACTGGCTCTTCAAAG GGAAGGACGACGACATAGTGAAGCTGTACGACCTAACCTCACTGTGTCTTGAGGGCCAAATGGGTgttgatgggaaggaggaagagacccCAGCACAGGATTCCGGCAACCCTTTCACCGTGCCCGTGGCGATGCTCTTCTACAGGGTGGCCAAGAACATGCGAGCCTCAGAGGATGCGAATAAGAAGATTGCGTCCATCAGGGCCTTGCTTAAGAACTCCCTGACCCTCCTAGATAAGGCTAAATATCCAAAG ATTGTGTCCTCGGCCCACTACATGCTGTCAGACCTTTATGTACCCCAAGACATCGATCCTGACTCGCCTGTGTTGTCAGACTGCAGCGACGAGGACAGTGAATGGTCTTCAGTGCATGGCAGCGACGATGAGGACTTCGGTGAGGAGCAGGAGTCACAGTCTGTCACCACCTCCAACCCAAGCTCTTCCATCAAGGTGTCATCCCTCTGCAAGCCTTATGCCAGCAAGACACAGTCAACCTACTACAA AGCCCCACCTCTTCTTGGCACCCTAGAAGAGCGTTGCCTGACAGCGCTGGGTCATGTGTGTGAGGCACTGGAGTGTCTCCATGCCTCCCAGACCAAGGAGCAGGAGCACAGGGAGTCCCAGCGAGGCAAAGACTCCTCTTCGGTTAATCAATCCAGAAGTCCGAGCCAGAACGAGGAAGAACCCAAGATGGCGCGTCCCTTCCACCCCATACCCATGCCCTACTCACCCATCAATAGTAACAGCAGCACAGAGGAGAAGGGCAAAGCACTGGTTGTGTCCGGGGAGTCAGCGCATCAGCACAGTGAGCTGACTGTGTCCGTGCTGAGTCACCAGTATTGTGTGGCCAGCTGGTGGGACAAGCTGCATGTCCTGCTGCTGAGGAAGGCATCTCTAGTCTACCTGGTCATGGCCAGAAGCAGTTTTAATGCCAAGag gTACGGCTTGGCACTGCGGTACTCCCGGTTTTCCACACATGCTTGGCACGGCATGGTGAACAGACTTGGCCTGCAGATGGATGACATTTCCCTACCCTGCCAGGCCCTCACACTGGCTGGGGACATTTTCTACCTGGTGTCCAAGGACTGGGATGACATAGCCACACACATTGACGAGTATAACAATGTGTCATCAGTGCATGAAAAAATCCTCACCCTTCTGGACCACATACTGCCTGCACAAG AGTGCATAAGGACGATCAAGATGCCGTGCGATGTGGAGGAGGCAGTGACCTTGAGCCTTGCCTGCTACGAGAGTGCACTGCTAGTGGCCGACCCCGAGGCTGAGATGCTCCTTGCCAGACGTCTTGGCAATGTGTGCAACGAGCTGGGCGTTATGTACATGAACCAGGCAACAA AgctgtgtgaggaggaggaaatagggttCAAGGGGGCCGAGGAGCTGTGGATGAAGAGTGCCGAGGTGCTAAGCCGAGGGCAGGAGAACTTTGCGAAGGTGAAGGATGTGGCTAACGTGGCTCTGCTCCACTCCAACACTGGGCGGCTACTGAGACTCTGCGCCTTCCACTGTGTGCCCAAGAATGAACAGCGGCAGTTTGTGAACCTTGAGCGGAACTATTATGAGCAG GCTGTAAAGGAGTACCAGAAGGCCTTGGAGGTGATCAAGTcaaggaagaagaacgaggagatcTGGGATTTGGTTGTGTGGGAGTATGGCACGACGCTGTTCACCATGGGCTCCTTACTGCAAGACCACCCTCCCCTAAGGCCTCAG ggagggaaggaagtggcgaGGGAAGTGGTGGAGCTGTTCACCAAGGCTCTCAAGTACTGCGACGTGAAGAGTCCCGGAGCAAGGCAGCCTCTCTACCAGTACAGGGCAGCTATGATCTACATGAGGCTTGCCGGCATATACCACAACAGTGTGAG ACAAGGCCAAGGTGACATGAAGAACATTAGGCACTTGGCAGAACTCAACTACAAGAAGGCTGCAGCTCTCTTCATGCAGCTGGACAACCCGATAGACATCCTCAAGGTGCAGCTGGACCAGGCAGTCTTGATAGAGGACCAgatgcaag GTGTGCATAATCAACAGCTACTAATGAGGCTACACCTGTCAATCATCCAGTTGCTTGTGGACTGTATACCTGCCCTCAAGACCAGCCAGTCCCTCGTACAGGTCAAGACCAGTCCAGGAGCCAGTAGCCCCCAGACCCATGCTGACAACACCCAGCCCAAGCAAGGGGAGGGGGGCACAGGGGACACAGCCAGGCAAAGGGAGAACAGTGGAGGGGAAGGCACGTCTCCgcagaccgaggaggaggagaaccaggacAAGATTCAGGAGCTGCTTGTTGTGTTTGAGAAGAAGCTACAGAATTCCCTCATGGCACTCATCAAGATACAGTCCTCTGCCAAGTCCTCCAAAAAGGG CAACCCCCTCACCCCCGAGCTGGGCCTCCTGAAGCAGATGTACAGCCTGAGCCTCAACCAGCAGTCAGTGCCTCGTGCCACCCACCTGTTGGCTGCCACCTCTGCCCTGCTGCCTCTACTCAGACAGATCCCCACCCGTAGATGA